From a region of the Gossypium raimondii isolate GPD5lz chromosome 10, ASM2569854v1, whole genome shotgun sequence genome:
- the LOC105776682 gene encoding KH domain-containing protein HEN4 isoform X2 produces the protein MEKRPPPETIQIRLLCPSAKTGALIGKGGSVIRQLQSLTSAKIRILDDPFEERIIQIVADNKTPLVSNSADNPNANANAEPKKDSSEDGCKSASGGGGGGGGTAGAGEEETTSSWSPLQKAVIRVFERIVKGDAADDKESEKESENLVACCRMLLAFNQAACLLGRGGWFLEKIGKENGTQIRVLTRDQLLPCAAPGDELLQITGNFSAVKKALFSISSFLQENIAHSQPDQFPPWGYQSGHHGADYHSRGYPPNPGHENAVAHNRGGLEEEVVFKLLCQADKVGSLIGKGGSVVRAMQNDTGAAIKIADTSHDSDERIVVISAREHAEQRYSPAQDAVVRVQSRIAEIGFEPGAPIVARLLVPSQQVGYLLGKGGHIVSEMRRATGANIRVSSKEQLSKSAGLQNDEVVQVIGSLQSVQDALFHITGRLRESILPMKPPFPGINPPPYLPPYPEMPPPLFRPRHNHVPPCPYPSPGGPFHGIDPSVGPPQPLDHQPPFSHGMDHMGPHNVDRGPYSYGGDRHGHGPMFDGPSSPGSWTPQAGTPRGVYDAGPGFVARNGRPGSGNQAPVLSNTKVEIVIPQIYLCHVYGESNSNLGHIRQISGANLVIHDPKPVTTKGLVVVPGTLYQLRTTQTLIQAYILCGQTAT, from the exons ATGGAGAAACGGCCACCGCCGGAAACCATACAAATTCGGCTGCTCTGCCCATCAGCAAAAACCGGCGCACTAATAGGCAAAGGCGGCTCCGTTATTCGGCAACTCCAGTCTCTAACTTCTGCCAAAATTCGCATCCTCGACGATCCTTTCGAAGAACGTATAATCCAAATTGTCGCCGATAACAAAACTCCGTTGGTTTCCAACAGCGCCGATAACCCAAACGCCAATGCCAATGCAGAGCCAAAGAAAGATTCCAGCGAAGATGGATGCAAATCTGCGTCGGGAGGGGGAGGGGGAGGAGGAGGTACCGCTGGTGCTGGGGAAGAGGAAACGACTTCATCTTGGTCGCCGTTACAGAAGGCAGTTATTAGGGTTTTCGAGAGAATAGTGAAAGGGGATGCTGCTGATGATAAAGAAAGTGAAAAGGAAAGTGAAAATCTAGTCGCTTGTTGCAGAATGTTGCTGGCGTTTAATCAAGCTGCGTGTTTATTGGGAAGAGGGGGTTGGTTTTTGGAGAAGATTGGGAAAGAAAATGGGACTCAAATTAGAGTTTTGACTAGAGATCAGCTTCTACCGTGTGCTGCTCCAGGGGATGAGCTACTTCAG ATAACAGGGAACTTTTCAGCTGTAAAGAAAGCCCTGTTCTCTATTTCAAGTTTTCTTCAAGAAAATATTGCACATTCTCAGCCGGACCAATTTCCTCCATGGGGTTATCAATCTGGTCATCATGGTGCAGATTATCATTCAAGGGGTTACCCTCCGAATCCAGGGCATGAGAATGCGGTAGCCCATAACAGAGGAGGATTGGAAGAGGAAGTGGTATTTAAATTGTTATGCCAAGCTGACAAGGTTGGTAGTTTGATAGGGAAAGGTGGTTCTGTGGTGCGGGCTATGCAGAATGACACTGGTGCAGCAATCAAGATTGCTGATACTTCTCATGATTCAGATGAGCGGATTGTAGTGATATCTGCACGAGAG CATGCAGAGCAAAGATATTCTCCAGCACAAGATGCTGTTGTACGAGTGCAGTCCAGAATTGCTGAGATTGGATTTGAACCAGGTGCTCCAATTGTTGCTCGTCTTCTTGTACCTTCGCAGCAGGTTGGTTACTTGTTGGGTAAAGGTGGTCATATTGTATCTGAAATGAGAAGAGCTACTGGTGCTAATATACGGGTATCTTCGAAAGAACAACTTTCAAAGTCTGCTGGACTCCAGAATGATGAAGTTGTACAG GTCATTGGTAGTTTGCAGTCAGTTCAAGATGCATTGTTTCATATCACTGGCAGGCTTCGGGAGTCTATACTCCCAATGAAACCTCCCTTTCCAGGCATTAATCCCCCTCCCTACTTACCTCCTTACCCTGAAATGCCACCTCCATTATTCAGGCCAAGACATAACCATGTCCCTCCATGTCCCTATCCTTCTCCAGGCGGACCTTTTCATGGCATTGACCCTTCTGTTGGTCCACCCCAACCACTCGATCACCAACCACCATTTTCGCATGGCATGGATCACATGGGTCCACATAATGTAGACCGCGGTCCGTATTCCTATGGTGGTGATAGACATGGACATGGTCCCATGTTTGATGGACCATCTTCTCCAGGATCTTGGACTCCTCAG GCTGGAACACCGAGGGGAGTCTATGATGCCGGTCCTGGCTTTGTTGCTAGAAATGGACGTCCAGGAAG TGGGAATCAAGCACCCGTTTTGAGTAACACGAAGGTTGAGATCGTGATTCCTCAAATATACTTATGCCATGTTTATGGGGAGAGTAATAGTAACCTGGGCCATATCAGGCAG ATTTCTGGAGCAAATTTGGTTATTCATGACCCGAAGCCAGTGACTACAAAGGGTTTAGTTGTTGTGCCGGGAACTTTGTATCAGTTGCGGACAACTCAGACCCTTATTCAAGCTTATATCCTTTGCGGACAAACTGCAACTTGA
- the LOC105778121 gene encoding beta-glucuronosyltransferase GlcAT14A, which produces MRISKVYSWFYGYYPWMVVFATTLVLFGSLSKSSNNQDEVPLKASKFQKPLRLPNKGYGYPPVLAYWISGSKGDSNKMVRLLKAIYHPRNQYLLQLDSGSSDYERENLGFLIESETVLQTFGNVNVEGKSYAVNKMGSSALAATLHAAALLLKINSDWDWFIPLSASSYPLMNQDDLLHAFTFLPRDLNFIDYISNPGWKQRGEINRIVVDPNLYYKSNTPINYDVETRKPDAFEIFGGSPWVILSRSFMEFCIYGWDNIPRKLLMYFTNVAYPLETYFHTVICNSFEFQNTTLSNDLRYDIIPKSPKPKILNTSKYGEIVAGESVFAQPIQEDDPLLNMIDEDVLHRMPDNFVPGSWSSCQGINQGEDLCYRWADIDTVKPGSKGIKLASLLTKLVEERRHNPSQCHQQRGP; this is translated from the exons ATGAGGATATCAAAGGTTTATTCATGGTTTTATGGTTATTATCCTTGGATGGTTGTTTTTGCTACAACTTTAGTATTGTTTGGAAGCTTATCAAAATCAAGCAACAATCAAGATGAAGTTCCTTTGAAAGCTTCAAAGTTTCAGAAACCATTGAGGCTCCCAAATAAAGG GTATGGTTATCCACCTGTTCTTGCTTATTGGATTAGTGGCAGCAAAGGAGATAGTAATAAAATGGTGAGGTTGCTGAAAGCAATATATCATCCAAGAAACCAGTATCTGCTGCAACTTGATTCAGGTTCATCTGATTATGAAAGGGAAAATTTGGGATTCTTGATTGAATCCGAGACAGTGCTTCAAACATTCGGAAATGTTAATGTTGAAGGTAAAAGTTATGCAGTTAATAAGATGGGATCTTCAGCTCTTGCTGCTACACTTCATGCTGCGGCTTTGCTTCTTAAGATTAATTCAGATTGGGATTGGTTTATACCTTTAAGTGCCTCTTCTTATCCCCTAATGAATCAAGATG ATCTCCTCCATGCTTTTACTTTCCTTCCAAGGGACCTCAACTTCATTGATTATATTAGCAATCCGGGTTGGAAACA GAGGGGAGAGATTAACCGAATTGTTGTAGACCCCAACTTATATTATAAGAGCAATACCCCAATTAACTATGATGTTGAAACTCGAAAACCAGATGCTTTCGAGATTTTTGGAG GTTCACCATGGGTGATTCTTTCAAGATCATTCATGGAGTTTTGCATCTATGGATGGGATAACATTCCAAGAAAGCTATTAATGTATTTCACCAATGTAGCTTACCCTCTTGAAACCTATTTCCACACAGTGATTTGCAATTCATTTGAGTTTCAAAACACAACATTGAGCAATGATTTAAGGTACGATATTATTCCGAAATCCCCTAAGCCCAAGATTTTAAACACTTCGAAGTACGGTGAAATCGTAGCTGGTGAATCAGTTTTTGCTCAGCCAATTCAAGAAGATGATCCATTGCTAAACATGATTGATGAAGATGTTCTGCATAGGATGCCTGATAATTTCGTGCCTGGGAGCTGGTCTTCTTGTCAAG GTATCAATCAAGGTGAAGATTTATGTTATAGGTGGGCAGACATTGATACTGTGAAACCTGGTTCCAAAGGTATAAAACTTGCTTCTCTCTTAACCAAGCTTGTTGAAGAAAGAAGACATAATCCTAGCCAATGCCACCAGCAACGTGGACCATGA
- the LOC105776682 gene encoding KH domain-containing protein HEN4 isoform X1: MEKRPPPETIQIRLLCPSAKTGALIGKGGSVIRQLQSLTSAKIRILDDPFEERIIQIVADNKTPLVSNSADNPNANANAEPKKDSSEDGCKSASGGGGGGGGTAGAGEEETTSSWSPLQKAVIRVFERIVKGDAADDKESEKESENLVACCRMLLAFNQAACLLGRGGWFLEKIGKENGTQIRVLTRDQLLPCAAPGDELLQITGNFSAVKKALFSISSFLQENIAHSQPDQFPPWGYQSGHHGADYHSRGYPPNPGHENAVAHNRGGLEEEVVFKLLCQADKVGSLIGKGGSVVRAMQNDTGAAIKIADTSHDSDERIVVISAREHAEQRYSPAQDAVVRVQSRIAEIGFEPGAPIVARLLVPSQQVGYLLGKGGHIVSEMRRATGANIRVSSKEQLSKSAGLQNDEVVQVIGSLQSVQDALFHITGRLRESILPMKPPFPGINPPPYLPPYPEMPPPLFRPRHNHVPPCPYPSPGGPFHGIDPSVGPPQPLDHQPPFSHGMDHMGPHNVDRGPYSYGGDRHGHGPMFDGPSSPGSWTPQAGTPRGVYDAGPGFVARNGRPGSGNQAPVLSNTKVEIVIPQIYLCHVYGESNSNLGHIRQISGANLVIHDPKPGATEGLVVVSGTSDQLRTAQSFIQAFILCGQTAA, translated from the exons ATGGAGAAACGGCCACCGCCGGAAACCATACAAATTCGGCTGCTCTGCCCATCAGCAAAAACCGGCGCACTAATAGGCAAAGGCGGCTCCGTTATTCGGCAACTCCAGTCTCTAACTTCTGCCAAAATTCGCATCCTCGACGATCCTTTCGAAGAACGTATAATCCAAATTGTCGCCGATAACAAAACTCCGTTGGTTTCCAACAGCGCCGATAACCCAAACGCCAATGCCAATGCAGAGCCAAAGAAAGATTCCAGCGAAGATGGATGCAAATCTGCGTCGGGAGGGGGAGGGGGAGGAGGAGGTACCGCTGGTGCTGGGGAAGAGGAAACGACTTCATCTTGGTCGCCGTTACAGAAGGCAGTTATTAGGGTTTTCGAGAGAATAGTGAAAGGGGATGCTGCTGATGATAAAGAAAGTGAAAAGGAAAGTGAAAATCTAGTCGCTTGTTGCAGAATGTTGCTGGCGTTTAATCAAGCTGCGTGTTTATTGGGAAGAGGGGGTTGGTTTTTGGAGAAGATTGGGAAAGAAAATGGGACTCAAATTAGAGTTTTGACTAGAGATCAGCTTCTACCGTGTGCTGCTCCAGGGGATGAGCTACTTCAG ATAACAGGGAACTTTTCAGCTGTAAAGAAAGCCCTGTTCTCTATTTCAAGTTTTCTTCAAGAAAATATTGCACATTCTCAGCCGGACCAATTTCCTCCATGGGGTTATCAATCTGGTCATCATGGTGCAGATTATCATTCAAGGGGTTACCCTCCGAATCCAGGGCATGAGAATGCGGTAGCCCATAACAGAGGAGGATTGGAAGAGGAAGTGGTATTTAAATTGTTATGCCAAGCTGACAAGGTTGGTAGTTTGATAGGGAAAGGTGGTTCTGTGGTGCGGGCTATGCAGAATGACACTGGTGCAGCAATCAAGATTGCTGATACTTCTCATGATTCAGATGAGCGGATTGTAGTGATATCTGCACGAGAG CATGCAGAGCAAAGATATTCTCCAGCACAAGATGCTGTTGTACGAGTGCAGTCCAGAATTGCTGAGATTGGATTTGAACCAGGTGCTCCAATTGTTGCTCGTCTTCTTGTACCTTCGCAGCAGGTTGGTTACTTGTTGGGTAAAGGTGGTCATATTGTATCTGAAATGAGAAGAGCTACTGGTGCTAATATACGGGTATCTTCGAAAGAACAACTTTCAAAGTCTGCTGGACTCCAGAATGATGAAGTTGTACAG GTCATTGGTAGTTTGCAGTCAGTTCAAGATGCATTGTTTCATATCACTGGCAGGCTTCGGGAGTCTATACTCCCAATGAAACCTCCCTTTCCAGGCATTAATCCCCCTCCCTACTTACCTCCTTACCCTGAAATGCCACCTCCATTATTCAGGCCAAGACATAACCATGTCCCTCCATGTCCCTATCCTTCTCCAGGCGGACCTTTTCATGGCATTGACCCTTCTGTTGGTCCACCCCAACCACTCGATCACCAACCACCATTTTCGCATGGCATGGATCACATGGGTCCACATAATGTAGACCGCGGTCCGTATTCCTATGGTGGTGATAGACATGGACATGGTCCCATGTTTGATGGACCATCTTCTCCAGGATCTTGGACTCCTCAG GCTGGAACACCGAGGGGAGTCTATGATGCCGGTCCTGGCTTTGTTGCTAGAAATGGACGTCCAGGAAG TGGGAATCAAGCACCCGTTTTGAGTAACACGAAGGTTGAGATCGTGATTCCTCAAATATACTTATGCCATGTTTATGGGGAGAGTAATAGTAACCTGGGCCATATCAGGCAG ATTTCTGGAGCAAATTTGGTTATTCATGACCCAAAGCCAGGGGCCACTGAGGGTTTAGTTGTTGTCTCTGGAACATCGGATCAGTTACGTACTGCTCAAAGCTTTATTCAAGCTTTTATTCTATGCGGACAAACTGCAGCTTGA
- the LOC105777761 gene encoding F-box/kelch-repeat protein At1g51550, with product MAETSTTTSFINGSSSIASLATDHLFTILLLLPMDSILYFAMTCKKFRYLATSDILWESVCRRDWGNTAVDALKSSFHDDEQRRLIPWITLYKQVSRVDSVCCYKLAEPDPDLILPVPRASHSLNFVSGCLVLFGGGYEGGRDLDDTWAVYIGNNSQNMLKWQKIQTGTPSGRFGHTCVVIENYLVLFGGINERGDRHSDTWLGQVSLHENLGISLSWQLLDVGSTSPPPRGAHAACCISSRKMVIHGGIGLNGVRLDDTWIIELSENRCYGTWHKIVSHPSPPARSGHSLTCISETQTILFGGRGLGYEVLNDIWVLHVTEGYSKWVQIFYELQNIPAGVSLPRVGHSATSIIGGRLLIHGGEDSLRHRKDDFWVLDISHISLEKMHPTRLNSKRMLANKWRRLKPEGYKPGCRSFHRACVDDSGRYLYVFGGMVDGLLQPAEPVGLRFDGELFLVELVLQL from the exons ATGGCGGAAACCAGCACCACCACCAGCTTCATCAATGGATCTTCCTCCATTGCTAGCTTAGCTACTGACCATCTCTTTACAATCTTACTTTTACTTCCCATGGATTCAATCCTATATTTCGCCATGACTTGTAAGAAGTTCAGGTATTTGGCTACTTCTGATATTCTATGGGAATCAGTTTGCAGGAGAGATTGGGGAAACACTGCTGTTGATGCTCTTAAATCTTCTTTTCATGACGATGAACAACGTCGATTGATTCCCTGGATTACGCTTTACAAACAAGTCTCTCGAGTTGACTCGGTTTGTTGTTACAAACTCGCTGAGCCAGATCCCGATTTGATTTTGCCAGTTCCTCGAGCTTCTCACTCTCTCAATTTTGTCTCCGGTTGCTTGGTTTTGTTCGGTGGCGGCTATGAAGGAG GACGCGATCTTGACGATACATGGGCAGTTTACATCGGCAACAATTCTCAAAACATGCTAAAATGGCAGAAGATTCAAACAGGTACCCCAAGTGGAAGATTTGGCCATACATGTGTTGTCATTGAAAATTATCTTGTTTTGTTCGGAGGAATCAACGAGAGAGGGGACCGACACAGTGATACATGGTTAGGACAAGTTTCACTCCACGAAAACCTCGGCATCTCGCTGTCATGGCAGTTACTCGATGTCGGTTCGACGTCTCCACCACCACGAGGAGCCCATGCTGCATGTTGTATAAGCTCTAGGAAGATGGTTATCCACGGAGGGATTGGTTTAAATGGTGTCAGGTTAGATGATACATGGATTATAGAACTGTCTGAAAATCGATGTTACGGAACATGGCATAAAATCGTTAGCCATCCATCACCTCCGGCTCGTTCAGGACATTCATTAACATGTATCAGCGAAACGCAAACGATTCTGTTTGGTGGAAGAGGATTGGGATACGAAGTTTTGAATGATATATGGGTCTTACATGTGACCGAAGGTTACTCAAAATGGGTTCAAATCTTTTACGAGTTGCAAAACATACCGGCCGGAGTTTCTCTCCCACGAGTTGGACATTCGGCTACGTCAATAATTGGGGGACGGTTACTAATTCATGGAGGAGAAGATTCATTGAGGCATAGGAAAGATGATTTCTGGGTCTTAGATATTAGTCACATATCATTAGAAAAAATGCATCCTACAAGATTGAATTCGAAAAGAATGTTAGCAAACAAGTGGAGAAGACTTAAACCCGAAGGTTATAAACCTGGATGTCGATCATTTCATCGAGCTTGTGTCGATGATTCGGGTCGATATTTGTATGTGTTTGGCGGAATGGTCGACGGATTGCTTCAGCCTGCTGAACCGGTTGGGCTTAGGTTTGATGGTGAGCTATTTCTGGTGGAGTTGGTACTTCAGttatga
- the LOC105777245 gene encoding uncharacterized membrane protein At1g16860, giving the protein MGSRFPSHQLSNGLYVSGRPEQPKERTPTMSSVAMPYTGGDIKKSGELGKMFDIPVDGSKSRKSGPISSAPSRTGSFGGAASHSGPIMPTTAAPRAGYTTSGPGPTGGMSGSTSLKKSNSGPLNRHGDPVKRTSGPQSGGLTSSGRQNSGPIPVLPATGLITSGPISSGPLNSSGAPRKVSGPLDTMGSMKVHGSAVNILNHDDDEFSFKRNFPKPILWSLILLFVMGFIAGGFILGAVHNVILLIVVVVLFGTVAALFAWNSCWGRRAIMGFIARYPDAELRNAKNGQLVKISGVVTCGNVPLESSFQKVPRCVYTSTNLYEYRGWDSKAANPKHRRFTWGLRLSERRAVDFYISDFQSGLRALVKTGYGARVTPYVDDSVVIDVDPASETLPPDFIRWLGERNLSSDDRVMRIKEGYIKEGSTVSVMGVVQRNDNVLMIVPPSEPITTGCQCAKCIFPAGLEGIIVRCEDTSKTDVIPV; this is encoded by the exons ATGGGTTCGAGATTCCCATCTCATCAGCTCAGCAATGGTCTTTATGTATCAGGTAGGCCAGAGCAGCCCAAGGAAAGAACTCCGACAATGAGCTCAGTAGCAATGCCGTATACTGGTGGTGATATCAAAAAGTCGGGAGAGTTGGGGAAAATGTTCGATATCCCTGTTGATGGCTCTAAGTCTCGGAAATCCGGACCTATAAGTAGTGCCCCTTCAAGGACTGGATCTTTCGGAGGTGCTGCTTCACACTCTGGACCAATCATGCCTACTACTGCAGCACCTCGAGCAGGCTATACCACCTCTGGTCCTGGACCTACAGGAGGCATGTCTGGTTCAACTTCATTAAAGAAGTCAAATTCTGGACCATTGAATCGACATGGGGATCCGGTAAAGAGAACATCCGGCCCTCAGTCCGGTGGACTAACATCAAGTGGACGCCAAAACTCTGGTCCTATTCCAGTCCTTCCTGCTACTGGTCTCATTACATCTGGGCCTATCTCTTCAGGCCCACTAAATTCATCTGGGGCTCCTAGAAAAGTATCCGGTCCTTTGGATACAATGGGATCAATGAAGGTACATGGTTCTGCTGTGAACATTCTTAACCATGACGATGATGAGTTTTCTTTTAAGAGGAACTTCCCGAAACCAATATTATGGTCATTGATACTGCTTTTTGTGATGGGTTTCATTGCTGGGGGCTTTATTCTCGGAGCTGTTCACAATGTCATTCTCCTCATCGTTGTTGTGGTCCTTTTCGGTACTGTTGCTGCATTATTTGCTTGGAATTCGTGTTGGGGAAGAAGAGCTATTATGGGGTTCATTGCTCGTTATCCCGATGCTGAGCTCCGAAATGCAAAGAACGGACAATTGGTGAAGATCTCCGGG GTTGTAACATGCGGAAACGTGCCGCTCGAATCATCCTTCCAGAAAGTTCCTAGATGTGTTTATACATCTACTAATTTATATGAGTACCGCGGATGGGATTCTAAAGCAGCCAATCCTAAACATCGCCGATTTACATGGGGGCTTCGATTGTCCGAA AGGCGTGCGGTTGACTTCTACATCTCCGATTTCCAGTCGGGTTTGAGAGCATTGGTAAAAACAGGCTACGGAGCAAGGGTGACTCCTTATGTGGATGATTCTGTTGTCATTGATGTTGACCCGGCCAGTGAAACATTACCTCCAGATTTCATTAGGTGGCTCGGAGAAAGGAACCTTTCGAGTGATGACCGTGTAATGCGGATAAAAGAAGG GTATATCAAAGAAGGAAGCACGGTTAGTGTAATGGGAGTTGTTCAAAGAAACGACAACGTGCTCATGATCGTCCCTCCGTCCGAGCCAATAACAACAGGATGTCAATGTGCAAAGTGTATCTTCCCTGCTGGACTCGAGGGTATTATAGTGAGATGTGAAGATACATCGAAGACCGATGTTATCCCGGTTTAG